In a genomic window of Pseudomonas putida:
- a CDS encoding acyl-CoA dehydrogenase family protein, whose product MKISFSEQDERFRQEVADWMSTNLCGEFEPLRFRGGPGDEHMFPEERKAWERKLAEGGFTCVGWAPEHGGRGLSITRQVIFHEEYARAGGPGRMGHIGEGLAGPTIAAFGTPEQQQRFLPGIVSGTEFWCQGYSEPGAGSDLANVKTRAALDEATGQWVINGQKVWTSLAHESDWCFVIARTEPGSVGHRGLSFLLVPMAQAEITVRPIEQLTGTSEFNEVFFDDARTDAANIIGAPGDGWKIAMALLGFERGVSTLGQQMQFQNELNEIIAIAKSNGADRDPILRQRLAEAWSGLRIMRYNSLRMLSGSQDGSLRKEATIYKLFWSTWHASLGKLAMDVLGAEAELLEAAPYQLTRLQSLYLFSRADTLYGGSNEIQRNIIAERALGMPKEPRARA is encoded by the coding sequence ATGAAAATCAGTTTCAGCGAACAGGACGAGCGCTTCCGCCAGGAAGTCGCCGACTGGATGAGCACCAACCTCTGTGGCGAATTCGAGCCCCTGCGTTTTCGCGGCGGCCCTGGCGACGAGCACATGTTTCCCGAGGAGCGCAAAGCCTGGGAACGCAAACTCGCCGAGGGCGGCTTCACCTGCGTCGGCTGGGCGCCGGAGCACGGCGGGCGCGGCCTGTCGATCACCCGCCAGGTGATTTTCCACGAAGAGTACGCCCGCGCCGGCGGCCCCGGTCGCATGGGGCACATCGGTGAAGGCTTGGCCGGCCCGACCATCGCCGCGTTCGGTACGCCCGAGCAGCAACAGCGCTTTTTGCCGGGAATCGTCAGCGGTACAGAGTTCTGGTGCCAGGGTTATTCCGAGCCGGGTGCCGGTTCCGATCTGGCCAACGTCAAGACCCGTGCCGCGCTGGATGAAGCGACCGGACAGTGGGTGATCAACGGCCAGAAAGTCTGGACCTCCCTGGCCCACGAGTCGGACTGGTGCTTTGTCATCGCCCGCACCGAGCCGGGCAGCGTCGGCCATCGTGGCCTGTCGTTCCTGCTGGTGCCGATGGCCCAGGCTGAAATCACCGTGCGCCCCATCGAGCAACTGACTGGCACCTCGGAGTTCAACGAAGTGTTCTTCGACGACGCCCGCACCGACGCTGCCAACATCATCGGCGCGCCGGGCGACGGCTGGAAGATCGCCATGGCGTTGCTCGGTTTCGAACGCGGCGTGTCGACCCTCGGCCAGCAGATGCAGTTTCAGAACGAGCTGAACGAAATCATCGCCATCGCCAAGTCCAACGGTGCGGATCGCGACCCGATCCTGCGTCAGCGCCTGGCCGAAGCCTGGAGCGGGCTGCGGATCATGCGCTACAACTCGCTGCGCATGCTCTCGGGCAGCCAGGACGGCTCGCTGCGCAAGGAGGCGACCATCTACAAGTTGTTCTGGTCCACCTGGCACGCCAGCCTGGGCAAGTTGGCGATGGACGTGCTCGGCGCCGAAGCCGAATTGCTCGAAGCCGCGCCTTACCAACTGACCCGTTTGCAGTCGCTGTACCTGTTCAGCCGCGCCGACACCCTCTACGGCGGCAGCAACGAAATCCAGCGCAACATCATCGCCGAACGCGCCTTGGGCATGCCCAAGGAACCGCGTGCGCGCGCCTGA
- a CDS encoding SRPBCC family protein, which produces MPAIASHSVLLDLAPHAAWAKLSDLSLAPHYVPGLTGCQFHPGPQQGLGASRRVLRKGGQYLDESVVQWREGVGFELRLHKGGSDSPFPFRKASFSYGLQPEGNATRITLQMHYSLRGGRLMERMLGKAFDKVVREIAENLKAYYETGQTQNADFKPTATL; this is translated from the coding sequence ATGCCCGCGATTGCCAGTCACAGCGTCTTGCTTGACCTCGCACCACACGCCGCATGGGCGAAGCTGAGCGACCTGAGCCTGGCCCCGCACTATGTGCCGGGGCTGACCGGTTGCCAGTTCCATCCCGGCCCGCAACAAGGCCTCGGCGCCAGCCGCCGGGTATTGCGCAAGGGCGGTCAGTACCTGGATGAAAGCGTGGTGCAGTGGCGCGAAGGCGTGGGGTTCGAGTTGCGGTTGCACAAGGGCGGCAGTGATTCGCCCTTTCCGTTTCGCAAGGCGAGTTTCAGCTACGGGCTACAACCGGAAGGCAACGCAACGCGCATCACCCTGCAAATGCACTACAGCCTGCGCGGTGGCAGGCTGATGGAGAGAATGCTGGGCAAGGCGTTCGACAAGGTGGTGCGGGAGATTGCCGAGAATCTCAAGGCTTACTACGAAACGGGTCAAACCCAGAACGCAGATTTCAAACCCACCGCAACCCTGTAG
- a CDS encoding acetyl-CoA C-acyltransferase, translating into MKEAVIVSTARTPIGKAFRGAFNDTEAPQLGGHVVREAVRRAGIEPGEVDDVIIGAAAQQGTQSYNLGRLCAIAGGLPTSVAGMAVERQCSSGLMSIAMAAKGIMCDEIDIAVAGGLESISLVQNKHKNLFRNQSSSVIDLDPRAYIPMIETAEIVSERYGISREALDEYSYQSQLRTAQAQSAGRFDRELAALTSRQAIVDKATGETRYELVTLQRDECNRVDTTLESLSALEPVWPGGQWSDKGRFITAGNASQLSDGASASVLMSAKMAEKRGLEPLGIYRGMAVAGCNSDEMGIGPVYAIPKLLKRHGLTMEHIGLWELNEAFACQVLYCRDTLGIPAERLNVNGGAIAIGHPFGMSGARMVGHALIEGQRRGVRYVVVSMCIGGGMGAAALFEVV; encoded by the coding sequence ATGAAAGAAGCCGTCATCGTTTCCACCGCTCGCACGCCCATCGGCAAGGCTTTTCGCGGTGCGTTCAACGACACCGAAGCGCCGCAACTGGGTGGTCACGTAGTGCGTGAAGCCGTGCGCCGGGCCGGTATCGAACCGGGTGAAGTGGACGATGTGATCATCGGTGCCGCGGCCCAGCAGGGCACCCAGTCCTACAACCTGGGGCGGCTGTGCGCGATTGCCGGTGGCTTGCCCACTTCCGTGGCTGGAATGGCGGTGGAGCGCCAGTGCTCGTCGGGCCTGATGAGCATCGCCATGGCCGCCAAGGGCATCATGTGCGACGAAATCGACATCGCCGTGGCCGGTGGCCTGGAGTCGATTTCCCTGGTGCAGAACAAGCACAAGAACCTGTTCCGCAACCAGTCGAGTTCGGTGATCGACCTGGACCCGCGTGCGTACATCCCGATGATCGAAACCGCCGAGATCGTCTCCGAGCGCTACGGTATTTCCCGCGAGGCACTGGACGAGTACAGCTACCAGAGCCAGCTGCGCACGGCCCAGGCCCAGAGCGCCGGGCGCTTCGACCGCGAGCTGGCGGCGCTGACCAGTCGTCAGGCGATCGTCGACAAGGCCACCGGTGAAACCCGTTATGAACTGGTGACTTTGCAGCGTGACGAGTGCAACCGCGTCGATACCACGCTGGAAAGCTTGAGCGCTCTGGAGCCGGTATGGCCGGGCGGCCAGTGGAGCGACAAGGGCCGCTTCATCACTGCCGGCAACGCTTCGCAGCTGTCGGACGGCGCATCGGCCTCGGTGTTGATGAGCGCGAAGATGGCCGAGAAGCGTGGCCTGGAACCCTTGGGTATCTATCGCGGCATGGCGGTCGCCGGCTGTAACTCCGACGAGATGGGCATCGGTCCGGTGTACGCCATCCCGAAATTACTCAAGCGCCATGGCCTGACCATGGAGCACATCGGCCTGTGGGAGCTGAACGAGGCCTTCGCCTGCCAGGTGCTGTATTGCCGCGACACCCTGGGCATTCCTGCCGAGCGCCTGAACGTCAATGGCGGGGCGATTGCCATCGGTCATCCGTTCGGCATGTCCGGGGCGCGCATGGTCGGTCACGCGTTGATCGAAGGCCAGCGTCGCGGTGTGCGCTACGTGGTGGTGAGCATGTGCATCGGCGGCGGCATGGGCGCGGCTGCACTGTTCGAGGTGGTCTGA
- a CDS encoding SdiA-regulated domain-containing protein, which produces MSKARKAVLLTVVIAVVLMFATGARFVVHKQLYGHLHNKWVGNKAPDKNIWLPDYRPVIQAKPLEGITNLSGIAYDFDKDRLLGITNGGPMAILVMNRDGDLLDRYPLIGFEDTEGIAYIGGGRVVIADERLQQLDIVTLPDTPGPIHVEQAQFVAIGVNLSNNNKGFEGVTYDAANDRVFAIKERDPRQLYSVTGMLSSIGGPLQIRIQDLTSWIDHSVYSRDLSEGYYDPKTGHLLILSDESANITELDEQGNFVSILSLRHEAGDLKKSVPQGEGMTMDSDGELYVVSEPNLFYRFSKSKNTQVAQVEKP; this is translated from the coding sequence ATGAGCAAAGCAAGGAAAGCGGTATTACTCACTGTCGTTATTGCCGTGGTACTGATGTTCGCCACGGGCGCCCGGTTTGTGGTGCACAAGCAGCTGTACGGGCACTTGCACAACAAGTGGGTCGGCAATAAGGCTCCTGACAAGAACATCTGGCTGCCGGACTACAGGCCCGTCATCCAGGCCAAGCCCCTTGAGGGCATCACCAACCTGTCGGGCATCGCCTACGATTTCGACAAGGATCGCCTGCTGGGGATTACCAATGGCGGTCCCATGGCGATTCTGGTGATGAACCGCGACGGTGATCTGCTCGACCGCTACCCGCTGATCGGTTTCGAAGACACTGAAGGTATCGCCTACATCGGTGGTGGACGGGTGGTGATTGCCGACGAGCGATTGCAGCAACTGGACATCGTCACCTTGCCGGACACCCCGGGGCCGATTCATGTGGAGCAGGCGCAGTTCGTCGCCATCGGCGTGAACCTCAGCAATAACAACAAAGGCTTCGAGGGCGTGACCTACGACGCGGCCAATGATCGGGTGTTCGCCATCAAGGAGCGCGACCCACGCCAGTTGTACTCGGTCACCGGCATGCTGTCTTCGATCGGCGGCCCGCTGCAGATCCGCATCCAGGACCTGACGTCCTGGATCGATCATAGTGTCTACAGCCGCGACCTGTCCGAGGGCTATTACGATCCGAAGACCGGCCATCTTTTGATCCTCAGCGATGAGTCCGCCAACATCACCGAACTCGATGAGCAGGGGAATTTCGTCAGCATTCTTTCCTTGCGCCACGAGGCCGGTGATCTTAAAAAGTCCGTGCCGCAGGGCGAGGGGATGACCATGGACAGCGACGGCGAGCTGTATGTCGTCAGCGAGCCCAACCTGTTCTATCGGTTCAGCAAATCGAAAAACACCCAAGTCGCACAAGTGGAGAAACCCTGA
- a CDS encoding SDR family oxidoreductase yields the protein MLDPMDFRGKVVLVTGGGKGVGRGISQCFLDRGAEVVICGREAPASLPASGEREALFVPCDLRDIEQSGRLIDSIVERFGRLDVLVNNAGGSPNAEAATVSPRFSESIIRLNLIAPLNLCQQANRVMQAQTDGGAIINICSVSATRPSPGTAAYGAAKAGLLNLTTSLAVEWAPKVRVNAVTAGLILTEQASMHYGDGEGIARVAATIPLQRLANPEDIGDTCLYLASSLARYVSGADIAVHGGGERPAFLDAAQTHS from the coding sequence ATGCTTGATCCGATGGACTTTCGCGGCAAAGTGGTACTGGTCACCGGTGGTGGCAAAGGGGTGGGTCGCGGGATCAGCCAATGCTTTCTGGACCGGGGCGCCGAGGTGGTGATCTGCGGTCGCGAAGCCCCGGCTTCGCTGCCCGCCAGCGGCGAACGAGAGGCGCTGTTCGTGCCTTGCGACCTGCGGGATATCGAGCAGTCCGGGCGCTTGATCGACAGCATCGTCGAACGCTTCGGCCGCCTCGATGTACTGGTCAACAATGCCGGCGGCTCGCCGAATGCCGAGGCCGCCACCGTCTCGCCGCGTTTCAGCGAATCGATCATCCGCCTGAACCTGATCGCCCCGCTCAACCTCTGCCAGCAGGCCAACCGGGTGATGCAGGCCCAAACCGACGGCGGCGCAATCATCAACATCTGCAGCGTCAGCGCCACCCGCCCTTCTCCCGGCACCGCGGCCTATGGCGCGGCCAAGGCCGGGTTGCTCAACCTGACCACCTCGCTGGCGGTGGAATGGGCACCGAAGGTGCGGGTCAATGCGGTGACTGCCGGGCTGATTCTCACCGAGCAGGCGTCCATGCATTATGGCGACGGGGAAGGCATTGCGCGGGTGGCCGCGACCATCCCCTTGCAACGCCTGGCCAATCCCGAGGACATCGGCGACACCTGCCTGTACCTGGCCTCGTCGTTGGCGCGTTATGTCAGCGGCGCGGACATTGCCGTGCATGGTGGCGGCGAACGACCTGCGTTTCTCGATGCCGCGCAAACCCACTCATAA
- a CDS encoding SDR family oxidoreductase, which translates to MSVPQYVEGRGLLRGKSVLITAAAGAGIGFSAAVRAAEEGCRALMISDIHEGRLAEAVLKIRQSTGLEQVFGQVCNVTDEAQVQQLIASAERDLQGVDVLINNAGLGGSRLLVEMSDEEWNRVLDVTLTGTMRMTRAMLPKMMERRAGVIVNNASVLGWRAQKEQAHYAAAKAGVMALTRCAAVEAAEHGIRINAVSPSIALHDFLRKSAPQAVLDQLAANEAFGRAAEVWEVANVMMFLASDYSSYMTGEVLSVSSQRA; encoded by the coding sequence ATGTCTGTACCTCAATATGTTGAAGGGCGCGGCCTGCTGCGCGGCAAGTCAGTGCTGATCACTGCGGCGGCGGGCGCCGGGATCGGTTTTTCCGCCGCCGTGCGCGCCGCCGAAGAAGGTTGCCGCGCGCTGATGATCAGCGATATCCACGAAGGCCGGTTGGCCGAAGCGGTGCTGAAAATCCGCCAGAGCACCGGGCTTGAGCAGGTGTTTGGCCAGGTGTGCAACGTCACCGACGAAGCCCAGGTGCAGCAACTGATCGCCAGCGCCGAGCGCGACCTGCAAGGCGTCGACGTGCTGATCAACAACGCCGGCCTGGGTGGCTCGCGGCTGTTGGTGGAGATGTCCGACGAAGAATGGAACCGCGTCCTCGACGTGACACTCACCGGCACCATGCGCATGACCCGCGCCATGCTGCCGAAGATGATGGAGCGCCGCGCCGGGGTCATCGTCAACAACGCCTCGGTACTGGGCTGGCGCGCGCAGAAAGAGCAGGCGCACTACGCCGCCGCCAAGGCCGGGGTCATGGCGCTGACCCGTTGCGCGGCAGTCGAAGCCGCCGAGCATGGCATCCGCATCAACGCGGTCAGCCCGAGCATTGCCCTGCACGATTTCCTGCGCAAATCCGCGCCTCAGGCGGTACTCGACCAACTGGCGGCCAACGAGGCCTTCGGCCGTGCCGCCGAGGTCTGGGAAGTGGCCAACGTGATGATGTTCCTGGCCAGTGACTACAGCTCCTACATGACCGGCGAAGTGTTGTCGGTGTCCAGTCAGAGGGCTTGA
- a CDS encoding alpha/beta fold hydrolase → MGASAQGHFVTLPEGLQLHYLDTGGAGEPVIFIHGSGPGASGHSNFKQNYPVFAEAGHRVIVPDLPGYGASDKPDTLYTLDFFVSALSGLLDALNIPRCVLVGNSLGGAIAIKLALDQPQRVSRLVLMAPGGLMEKEQYYLQMEGIQKMGAAFAKGELNDATGMRRLLALQLFDASLISDETVNERVAVVQQQPVCVLSTMQVPNMTSRLAELQCPILGFWGMNDKFCPSSGAQTMLEHCSRIRFVMLSECGHWVQVEHRELFNRQCLAFLQEARP, encoded by the coding sequence ATGGGCGCTTCAGCGCAGGGGCACTTCGTTACGCTGCCGGAAGGTTTGCAGCTGCACTATCTGGATACCGGTGGCGCCGGCGAGCCGGTGATTTTCATCCACGGCAGCGGGCCGGGCGCCAGCGGCCACAGCAACTTCAAGCAGAACTACCCGGTGTTCGCCGAAGCCGGCCATCGGGTGATCGTCCCGGACCTGCCGGGCTATGGCGCCTCGGACAAGCCCGACACCCTCTACACCCTCGACTTTTTCGTCAGCGCCCTGAGCGGTCTGCTCGACGCCCTGAATATCCCGCGTTGCGTACTGGTGGGCAATTCCCTGGGCGGCGCGATCGCGATCAAGCTGGCCCTCGACCAGCCGCAGCGGGTCAGCCGTCTGGTGTTGATGGCCCCCGGCGGACTGATGGAAAAGGAGCAGTACTACCTGCAAATGGAAGGCATCCAGAAAATGGGCGCCGCCTTCGCCAAGGGTGAACTCAACGATGCAACGGGCATGCGCCGCCTGTTGGCACTGCAACTGTTCGACGCCTCGCTGATCAGCGACGAAACGGTCAACGAACGGGTGGCCGTGGTGCAACAGCAACCGGTGTGCGTGCTGTCGACCATGCAAGTGCCGAACATGACCTCGCGCCTGGCCGAGTTGCAATGCCCGATCCTCGGCTTCTGGGGCATGAACGACAAATTCTGCCCATCCTCGGGGGCGCAAACCATGCTCGAACACTGCTCGCGCATCCGCTTCGTGATGCTCAGCGAATGCGGGCATTGGGTGCAGGTCGAGCACCGTGAATTGTTCAATCGCCAGTGCCTGGCATTCCTTCAGGAGGCCCGCCCATGA
- a CDS encoding steroid Delta-isomerase produces MIGAEQIQATMARYVELVDAGDIDGILALYAEDATVEDPVGQAPLQGIDAIERFYRQGLGAMKVSATRTGPVRATANGCGAMPFRVDMEWGGQPCSLHVIDVMEFDGTGRIRSMKAYWSEVNIGPRA; encoded by the coding sequence ATGATCGGCGCAGAACAGATCCAGGCGACCATGGCGCGCTATGTGGAATTGGTGGATGCCGGTGATATCGACGGCATCCTCGCGTTGTATGCCGAGGACGCCACCGTCGAAGACCCGGTGGGCCAGGCGCCCTTGCAAGGGATTGACGCCATCGAGCGTTTCTACCGTCAGGGGCTGGGCGCGATGAAAGTCTCGGCGACCCGCACAGGCCCCGTTCGCGCCACCGCCAACGGCTGCGGCGCGATGCCGTTCCGGGTCGACATGGAGTGGGGCGGGCAGCCGTGTTCGCTGCATGTGATTGATGTGATGGAGTTTGATGGCACTGGCAGGATCCGTTCGATGAAGGCCTATTGGAGCGAGGTCAACATCGGCCCTCGCGCCTGA
- a CDS encoding ArnT family glycosyltransferase yields MRWSPSQLSTRTITLLAVFAIALLFFWGLGSVPFLSVNEARRAVTVREMHEAGSWLLPYMNGDLYLSKPPFFYWAGLVSTAVVGSLSEWSMRLPSALAAALCCVVTYQWGVRQAGRQAGLFAVVFLAANGGFSLFARRSEIEMLLTLLCFGALLAAWRFIFQEGGRVWSRLSYALIGCALLTKGPVCLLWVTAPVLLYALIYRDARAKAYLCDGWGWLIALALGSSWYVAVSLNQGWGIWASIINEDIVKKIDGQGAEPWYAYLLYLAGDFFPFWLIAFVQPRRFWAMIRARREAAMLLCCSLLPLLVFSLFTEKHGKYLLPIYPSMALLLAMHWSALLDDMKGRWRTVLTVVPCVMLAGFVVFYMFVEARVLSHRVDGLEQVATLANGQPGQKAYTVGEPDIRLVYYMGRPVSALTDAQLQAGSRPTGLLFVQEPLDPPLQGLDACKVGQISPYLKPGRSALLVHMGDACR; encoded by the coding sequence ATGAGGTGGAGCCCGAGTCAATTGTCGACCCGCACGATCACGTTGCTCGCTGTCTTCGCCATTGCCCTGCTGTTTTTCTGGGGGCTGGGCAGCGTGCCGTTCCTCAGTGTCAACGAGGCACGCCGGGCGGTCACGGTGCGCGAGATGCATGAAGCGGGCAGTTGGTTGCTGCCCTACATGAACGGCGATTTGTACCTGTCCAAACCGCCGTTTTTCTATTGGGCCGGTCTCGTCTCGACGGCCGTGGTGGGCAGCCTGTCCGAATGGAGCATGCGCTTGCCGTCGGCGCTGGCGGCGGCCTTGTGCTGCGTTGTCACTTATCAGTGGGGTGTGCGGCAGGCGGGGCGTCAGGCCGGTTTGTTCGCCGTGGTGTTCCTGGCAGCCAACGGTGGGTTCAGCCTGTTCGCCCGTCGTTCGGAAATCGAGATGCTGCTGACCCTGCTGTGCTTCGGTGCGCTGCTGGCGGCCTGGCGGTTCATTTTCCAGGAAGGCGGGCGTGTCTGGAGTCGGCTCAGCTACGCGCTCATCGGTTGCGCACTGCTGACCAAAGGCCCGGTCTGCCTGCTGTGGGTCACCGCGCCGGTGCTGCTCTACGCGCTGATTTATCGGGATGCGCGGGCCAAGGCTTATCTGTGTGACGGCTGGGGCTGGCTGATCGCCCTGGCGCTGGGCAGTTCCTGGTACGTCGCGGTGTCGTTGAACCAGGGCTGGGGGATCTGGGCCTCGATCATCAACGAAGACATTGTGAAAAAGATCGACGGTCAGGGCGCCGAGCCCTGGTACGCCTATCTGTTGTACCTGGCCGGTGACTTCTTTCCGTTCTGGCTGATCGCGTTTGTCCAGCCGCGCCGGTTCTGGGCCATGATCCGCGCGCGCCGCGAGGCCGCCATGCTGCTGTGTTGCAGCCTGCTGCCATTGCTGGTGTTTTCCCTGTTCACCGAAAAACACGGCAAGTACCTGCTGCCGATTTACCCGTCCATGGCGTTGCTGCTGGCCATGCACTGGTCGGCGCTGCTCGATGACATGAAGGGTCGCTGGCGCACTGTCCTGACCGTCGTGCCTTGCGTGATGCTTGCCGGGTTCGTGGTGTTCTACATGTTCGTCGAAGCGCGGGTGCTGTCGCACCGTGTGGATGGGCTGGAGCAGGTCGCCACGCTGGCCAACGGGCAGCCGGGCCAGAAGGCCTACACGGTCGGCGAGCCGGACATCCGCCTGGTCTATTACATGGGCCGGCCGGTGTCAGCCCTGACCGATGCGCAGTTGCAAGCCGGCTCCCGCCCGACAGGCCTGCTGTTCGTGCAGGAACCCCTCGACCCGCCACTGCAAGGCCTGGACGCGTGCAAGGTCGGGCAAATCAGCCCGTACCTCAAGCCCGGTCGTTCAGCATTGCTGGTGCACATGGGCGATGCGTGCCGCTAA
- a CDS encoding acyl-CoA dehydrogenase family protein, which translates to MEFAFSDEQEMIRASAEGFLADVSDSAAVRAAMVSERGFDEALWQRLCQDMYWPAIHIPEAYGGLGLGFVELAILLEQMGRRLLCSPFFATACMATPALLLAGTEQQKQRWLPQIADGSLTATLAFSSANGWAAEDVQATVVAEGEGFILDGTLKHVLDGHGADLLIIAARTPGTTGEVGISLFAVDAHLAGIERQLLPTMDQTRRQARIQLKGLYLDAGCLLGEFSAGWPLLEKVLQLACIGLAAEQTGGAQQVLDLSVAYMQERQQFGRPIASFQALKHRAADMMLQVECARSASYYAACVAQEALDPSGDAQVAAELPLAAALAKAQCSESYFSCAAESIQLHGGVGFTWEYDPHLYFKRARASESFLGLPAWHRERIAALILGEQP; encoded by the coding sequence ATGGAGTTTGCATTCAGCGACGAACAGGAAATGATCCGCGCATCGGCCGAGGGCTTCCTCGCCGATGTCTCGGACTCGGCCGCCGTGCGCGCGGCCATGGTCAGTGAGCGGGGTTTCGATGAAGCCCTCTGGCAGCGGCTGTGCCAGGACATGTACTGGCCGGCGATCCATATCCCCGAAGCCTACGGCGGTCTCGGCCTGGGTTTTGTCGAACTGGCGATCCTGCTGGAACAGATGGGCCGGCGCTTGCTGTGCTCGCCATTCTTTGCCACCGCCTGCATGGCCACCCCGGCGTTGTTGCTGGCTGGCACCGAGCAACAGAAACAACGCTGGTTGCCACAGATTGCCGACGGCAGCCTGACCGCGACCCTGGCCTTCAGCAGTGCCAACGGCTGGGCCGCCGAGGATGTGCAGGCCACCGTGGTCGCCGAGGGGGAAGGCTTTATCCTCGACGGCACCCTCAAGCATGTCCTCGATGGTCACGGCGCCGACCTCTTGATCATTGCCGCGCGCACCCCGGGCACCACCGGCGAGGTGGGAATCAGCCTGTTCGCCGTGGACGCGCACCTTGCCGGCATCGAGCGTCAGCTATTGCCGACCATGGACCAGACCCGGCGTCAGGCACGGATTCAGCTCAAGGGTCTGTACCTCGACGCCGGCTGCCTGTTGGGCGAATTTAGCGCCGGCTGGCCGTTGCTGGAAAAAGTCCTGCAACTGGCCTGCATCGGCCTTGCCGCCGAGCAGACCGGCGGCGCGCAACAGGTGCTCGACCTCAGCGTGGCCTACATGCAGGAACGCCAGCAGTTCGGCCGTCCCATCGCCAGTTTCCAGGCCCTCAAACACCGCGCCGCCGACATGATGCTGCAAGTCGAATGCGCGCGTTCGGCCAGCTATTACGCAGCGTGCGTTGCTCAGGAAGCCCTCGATCCTTCAGGTGATGCGCAGGTCGCCGCAGAGCTGCCGCTGGCGGCGGCGCTGGCCAAGGCGCAGTGCTCGGAGAGCTATTTTTCCTGCGCCGCCGAATCGATCCAGTTGCACGGCGGCGTCGGTTTCACCTGGGAATACGACCCGCACCTCTACTTCAAGCGCGCCCGCGCCAGCGAAAGCTTCCTCGGGCTACCGGCCTGGCATCGCGAGCGCATTGCCGCATTGATTCTCGGGGAGCAGCCATGA
- a CDS encoding MaoC family dehydratase, which translates to MARIFETPMALFDAVGEALGVSEWLLVDQGRIDLFADATGDHQWIHVDPVKAASGPFGTCIAHGYLSLSLVNLFLPQIVEVRGLAMGVNYGCERVRFPAVVRVGSRVRGSAQLVAVEEVKGGVQATIRVSVEIEGEERPGCVVDTISRYYPA; encoded by the coding sequence ATGGCACGTATTTTCGAGACGCCGATGGCCCTGTTCGATGCGGTCGGCGAGGCGCTTGGGGTCAGCGAGTGGCTGTTGGTGGATCAGGGGCGGATCGATCTGTTTGCCGACGCCACCGGCGATCATCAGTGGATTCACGTCGATCCGGTCAAGGCGGCCAGCGGGCCGTTTGGCACCTGCATTGCCCACGGCTACCTGAGTCTGTCGCTGGTCAATCTGTTTTTGCCGCAGATCGTCGAAGTCCGTGGTTTGGCCATGGGCGTCAATTACGGTTGCGAGCGAGTGCGCTTTCCTGCCGTGGTCCGTGTTGGTTCGCGGGTGCGAGGCAGTGCGCAATTGGTCGCGGTCGAGGAAGTGAAAGGCGGCGTGCAGGCGACCATCCGCGTCAGCGTCGAGATCGAAGGCGAGGAGCGTCCCGGCTGCGTGGTCGACACCATCAGCCGCTATTACCCGGCTTGA